Proteins encoded by one window of Collimonas fungivorans:
- a CDS encoding ABC transporter substrate-binding protein, producing the protein MRLARVFHAMAAAVALAASAHALAQNAICYNCPPEWADWATQIKAIKDKTGITVPPDNKNSGQSLSQIIAEKASPVADFTYVGVTFGIEAKKNEVVTPYKPAGWNEIPADLKDPDGYWFTIHSGTMGLMVNVDALKGKPVPRSWQDLLKPEYKGLIGYLDPASAFVGYVGAVAVNQALGGTLDNFTPGLNYFKALQKNQPIVPKQTSYARLLSGEIPILFGYDFDAYRAKYKDKANVAFVIPSEGTVTVPYVVSLVKNGPNPANAKKVLDFLLSNEGQAIWANAYLRPVRASAISKEAQSRFLPAAEYARAKPVDYGKMAEVQRKFSERYQAELR; encoded by the coding sequence ATGCGCTTAGCACGTGTTTTCCATGCGATGGCCGCCGCCGTCGCCCTGGCCGCATCGGCCCATGCCCTTGCGCAAAACGCAATCTGCTACAACTGTCCGCCCGAATGGGCTGACTGGGCAACACAGATCAAGGCCATCAAGGACAAGACCGGCATCACGGTGCCGCCCGATAACAAGAACAGCGGCCAGTCGCTGTCGCAGATCATCGCCGAAAAAGCCAGCCCGGTGGCCGACTTCACCTATGTCGGCGTGACCTTCGGCATCGAAGCCAAAAAGAACGAGGTCGTGACTCCTTACAAGCCGGCTGGTTGGAATGAGATTCCGGCCGACCTGAAAGATCCCGACGGTTATTGGTTTACCATCCATTCCGGCACCATGGGCCTGATGGTGAATGTCGATGCGCTCAAGGGGAAACCGGTGCCGCGCTCCTGGCAGGACTTGCTGAAGCCGGAATACAAAGGACTGATCGGCTATCTCGATCCGGCCAGCGCTTTTGTCGGCTATGTCGGCGCGGTGGCGGTCAATCAGGCGCTGGGCGGCACCCTCGACAACTTCACGCCGGGCCTCAATTATTTCAAGGCGCTGCAAAAAAACCAGCCCATCGTGCCCAAGCAGACGTCCTATGCACGCCTGCTGTCTGGCGAGATCCCGATTTTGTTCGGTTATGACTTCGATGCCTATCGCGCCAAATACAAAGACAAAGCCAACGTCGCGTTTGTGATCCCTAGCGAAGGAACGGTGACGGTGCCGTATGTGGTCAGCCTGGTGAAGAACGGCCCGAATCCTGCCAACGCCAAGAAAGTACTCGATTTCCTGCTGTCCAACGAAGGACAGGCGATTTGGGCCAATGCCTACCTGCGGCCGGTGCGTGCTTCCGCCATTTCCAAGGAGGCCCAGTCACGTTTCCTGCCGGCTGCGGAGTATGCCCGCGCCAAGCCGGTCGACTACGGCAAGATGGCCGAGGTCCAGCGTAAATTCAGCGAACGTTATCAGGCTGAATTGCGGTGA
- a CDS encoding LacI family DNA-binding transcriptional regulator — protein MRPSIKQVALEAGVSIATVSRLLNKPDSVSIDSASKINQAIEVLGFRPNFTGRNLRAGRSRTVGVVVPTLSNTVFAQCLQGVETAARQRDYSVMFTATEYRQQDESAAVELLLAHRVDGIILTVTNADASSTLDVLDREHIPYVLVYNQPQQTARPSVSVDNRAAAHEAVTHLINLGHTRIQMLSGQFHASDRALQRYHGYRQAMHEHGLQALTPIEIPRHTYAALSSEHLQIFRDPLRRPSALFCSNDLLALSVMRDLRAIGLRVPDDVSVMGFDGIPLGELMDPMLSSVAQPSEQIGELALRTLVRAIEEPQEGQAPASAQLLPHTVRLGGSVRTFHS, from the coding sequence GTGCGTCCATCCATCAAACAGGTAGCCCTGGAAGCCGGCGTATCGATCGCCACGGTATCGCGTCTGCTGAACAAGCCGGATTCGGTCAGCATCGATTCCGCCAGCAAGATTAACCAGGCAATCGAAGTCCTTGGTTTCCGCCCGAATTTCACCGGACGCAATTTACGCGCCGGACGTTCGCGCACGGTCGGCGTGGTGGTGCCGACTTTGTCCAACACGGTATTTGCGCAATGCCTGCAGGGAGTAGAAACGGCGGCGCGCCAGCGCGACTATTCGGTCATGTTCACCGCAACCGAATATCGCCAGCAAGATGAATCCGCGGCCGTCGAGTTGCTGCTGGCGCATCGCGTCGACGGCATCATCCTTACCGTCACCAATGCCGATGCGAGCAGCACACTGGATGTACTTGACCGCGAACACATCCCGTATGTATTGGTGTACAACCAGCCGCAACAGACGGCGCGGCCATCCGTATCGGTCGATAACCGGGCTGCCGCGCATGAGGCAGTAACCCATCTGATCAACCTCGGCCATACCCGGATCCAGATGCTGTCCGGACAATTTCACGCTTCCGACCGGGCCCTGCAACGCTATCACGGCTACCGGCAGGCAATGCACGAGCACGGATTGCAAGCGCTGACGCCAATTGAAATTCCTCGCCATACCTATGCCGCACTTTCCTCCGAGCACCTGCAAATCTTTCGAGATCCCTTGCGGCGGCCAAGCGCGTTGTTCTGCTCCAACGATTTACTGGCGCTGAGCGTCATGCGCGATCTGCGCGCAATTGGCCTGCGCGTGCCCGACGACGTATCGGTGATGGGTTTCGACGGCATCCCGCTAGGCGAGCTGATGGATCCGATGCTGAGCAGTGTCGCCCAGCCATCCGAGCAGATCGGCGAACTGGCGCTGCGCACGCTGGTGCGTGCAATCGAAGAGCCACAAGAGGGCCAGGCGCCGGCATCCGCGCAATTATTGCCTCACACCGTCCGCCTGGGCGGCTCGGTCAGAACTTTTCACAGTTAA
- a CDS encoding GNAT family N-acetyltransferase produces the protein MSAANTPPVSLVQAIETDFEELVALRIDAMRESLERIGRFDPIRARERFRSGFSAMHTRHVLVDGQHLGFVVVKPAQGQLLLDHLYIRPGNQGKGIGAAVLAQVFKEADAISLPVRVGALRGSDANRFYQRHGFEFLAEEEWDIYYLRPAR, from the coding sequence ATGTCTGCCGCAAATACTCCGCCTGTTAGCCTGGTTCAGGCAATTGAAACGGATTTTGAAGAACTGGTGGCATTGCGCATAGACGCCATGCGCGAAAGCCTGGAACGTATCGGCCGCTTCGACCCGATTCGTGCAAGGGAACGATTTCGCTCCGGTTTTTCGGCAATGCACACACGGCACGTGCTGGTCGATGGCCAGCACCTGGGTTTTGTGGTTGTCAAACCTGCTCAAGGTCAATTGCTGCTCGACCATCTCTATATCCGTCCCGGCAACCAGGGAAAAGGAATCGGCGCCGCAGTCCTTGCACAAGTCTTTAAAGAAGCCGATGCGATCTCACTGCCGGTGCGCGTAGGCGCCCTGAGAGGAAGCGATGCCAATCGTTTCTATCAGCGCCATGGCTTTGAATTCCTTGCAGAAGAGGAATGGGATATCTATTATCTTCGTCCAGCACGATAG
- a CDS encoding MgtC/SapB family protein, with translation MDWKIFTLRVLLALTLGSLIGAERQMRQRMAGLRTNALVSIGASLFVMVSAFESDPQGATRIASYVVSGIGFLGAGVIMREGINVRGLNTAATLWCSAAVGVLCGLGHALEAAIGAAAILGANVLLRGVSHMINQQDLHSATEIEQVYRLSIVCRPEDEVQVRTLMLHMLNGMPHLVVQSLHSEDLASGTQLEVRADLITSPSNHLQLEQIVSRVSLEKGVSAARWAVLNSVDA, from the coding sequence ATGGATTGGAAAATATTTACCCTGCGGGTATTGCTGGCCCTGACCTTAGGTTCGCTGATAGGAGCGGAGCGCCAGATGCGCCAGCGCATGGCCGGTTTGCGGACCAATGCGCTGGTATCGATAGGCGCCTCGCTGTTTGTCATGGTGTCGGCATTCGAATCGGATCCGCAGGGGGCGACGCGGATCGCCTCTTATGTAGTATCCGGCATCGGTTTCCTTGGCGCCGGCGTCATCATGCGCGAAGGGATTAACGTGCGCGGGCTCAATACCGCAGCGACACTGTGGTGTTCGGCGGCGGTCGGCGTGTTGTGCGGGCTCGGCCATGCGCTGGAAGCCGCCATTGGCGCGGCGGCGATCCTCGGGGCTAATGTATTGCTGCGAGGCGTCTCTCACATGATCAACCAGCAAGACCTGCATAGCGCGACTGAAATCGAGCAGGTCTATCGCCTCTCTATAGTATGCCGGCCGGAAGACGAGGTGCAGGTGCGTACCTTGATGCTGCATATGCTCAATGGCATGCCGCACTTGGTGGTGCAGTCGTTGCACAGCGAGGACCTGGCTTCCGGCACCCAGCTGGAAGTACGGGCGGATCTGATTACTTCACCTAGCAACCACCTGCAGCTGGAGCAGATAGTGAGCCGGGTCAGCCTGGAAAAGGGCGTCAGCGCCGCCCGCTGGGCGGTGCTGAACTCTGTTGATGCATAG
- the tcdA gene encoding tRNA cyclic N6-threonylcarbamoyladenosine(37) synthase TcdA: MSSSVVPSAPGVFVPTAVDLDEIDFDRRFGGIARLYGAAALARFLQAHVCVIGVGGVGSWAIEALARSAVGNLTMIDLDNLAESNINRQIHALTDTLGQAKVSALAARIAQINPYCHVTEVEDFITADNLPEMIGGQRYDYVIDAIDNVRAKAAVIAYCRDQGIRLITIGSAGGQVDATCIEVRDLAKTEQEPLLAKVRKRLRSEYRFPRGDKVRFGIDAVFSTEPLSAPLSAEVCAVDADTAPGVTGLNCAGYGSAVVVTATFGLVAAGHVLRKLAADAAVVA; this comes from the coding sequence ATGTCCTCATCCGTTGTACCAAGCGCTCCTGGCGTATTTGTCCCCACTGCCGTCGACCTCGACGAAATCGACTTCGACCGCCGCTTCGGCGGCATCGCGCGCCTGTACGGCGCTGCCGCGCTGGCGCGCTTCCTGCAAGCGCATGTCTGCGTGATAGGCGTCGGCGGCGTCGGTTCCTGGGCGATCGAGGCGCTGGCGCGCAGTGCGGTCGGCAACCTGACCATGATCGACCTGGATAACCTGGCCGAATCCAACATCAACCGCCAGATCCATGCGCTGACCGATACGCTCGGCCAGGCCAAGGTGAGCGCGCTGGCGGCGCGTATCGCCCAGATCAACCCCTATTGCCACGTCACCGAAGTGGAGGATTTCATTACGGCGGACAATTTGCCTGAAATGATAGGAGGGCAACGCTACGACTACGTGATCGACGCCATCGACAATGTGCGCGCCAAGGCGGCGGTGATCGCCTATTGCCGCGACCAGGGAATTCGCCTGATCACGATCGGCAGCGCCGGCGGGCAGGTTGATGCGACCTGCATTGAAGTGCGCGATCTTGCCAAGACCGAGCAGGAACCGCTGCTGGCCAAGGTGCGCAAGCGTTTACGTTCCGAATACCGTTTCCCGCGCGGCGACAAGGTACGTTTCGGCATCGATGCGGTGTTTTCCACCGAACCCTTGAGTGCGCCGCTCAGCGCAGAGGTGTGCGCCGTCGATGCCGACACCGCGCCCGGCGTTACTGGCCTGAATTGCGCAGGTTATGGTTCGGCGGTAGTGGTCACCGCCACTTTCGGCCTGGTTGCGGCCGGCCATGTCCTGCGCAAGCTGGCGGCGGATGCGGCGGTCGTTGCTTGA
- a CDS encoding hemerythrin domain-containing protein: MPNALISTAPDFSQPIAVLKHCHDKIRQQLSTLQNLLDHVPQYGSDAQAQQAAHNVMRYFNQAAPHHHADEEQDLLPMLRATATGEDADLLQKLTPEILAEHQQMDSLWHCLNLQLAQIADGAAVQAPPLLSPQDVQQFSTIYSAHMEKEETWIAPMAKRIFNDQQMQQLGAAMQQRRGIPA, from the coding sequence ATGCCAAATGCACTGATCAGCACGGCGCCGGACTTCAGCCAGCCGATAGCCGTCCTCAAGCACTGCCACGACAAGATCCGCCAGCAGCTGAGCACGCTGCAGAACCTGCTCGATCACGTGCCGCAATACGGCAGCGACGCCCAGGCGCAGCAGGCTGCCCACAACGTCATGCGCTATTTCAACCAGGCCGCGCCGCATCATCATGCAGATGAAGAGCAAGACCTGCTGCCGATGTTGCGCGCCACTGCGACAGGGGAAGATGCCGACCTGCTGCAAAAACTGACGCCCGAAATCCTCGCGGAACACCAGCAGATGGACAGCCTCTGGCATTGCCTCAACCTGCAATTGGCGCAGATCGCCGATGGCGCGGCTGTTCAGGCCCCGCCCCTGTTGTCACCGCAAGACGTGCAGCAATTTTCCACCATCTATTCCGCTCACATGGAAAAAGAAGAAACCTGGATTGCGCCCATGGCAAAACGCATTTTCAATGACCAGCAAATGCAACAGCTGGGAGCAGCAATGCAACAACGCCGAGGTATTCCAGCATGA
- the pdxH gene encoding pyridoxamine 5'-phosphate oxidase, producing MSQSKDQSIADLRIDYSQASLSEADSAADPITQFGTWFDEAIQAEVPEANAMSLATVGSNGRPSSRIVLIKQFDERGFTWFTNFDSRKGHELLEHPYGALLFHWVALERQVRIEGRVERVAESESDAYFHSRPLRSRLGAIASAQSQPIGSRDLLEAEYAKAEKEFGDHPPRPNHWGGYRLFPDTVEFWQGRRSRLHDRILYTLDADGNWQRQRLQP from the coding sequence ATGAGTCAAAGCAAGGACCAATCCATCGCAGATCTCCGGATCGATTACAGCCAGGCCAGCCTGTCGGAGGCAGACAGCGCCGCCGATCCGATTACGCAATTCGGAACATGGTTCGATGAAGCGATCCAGGCGGAAGTGCCGGAAGCGAATGCGATGAGCCTGGCCACCGTGGGCAGCAACGGCCGCCCATCGTCGCGCATCGTGCTGATCAAGCAATTCGATGAACGCGGTTTTACCTGGTTCACCAATTTCGACAGCCGCAAAGGCCATGAACTGCTGGAGCATCCCTACGGCGCGCTGCTGTTTCACTGGGTTGCGCTGGAACGCCAAGTACGCATCGAAGGCAGGGTCGAGCGCGTCGCCGAAAGCGAGAGCGACGCTTACTTCCACAGCCGGCCGCTGCGCAGCCGCCTTGGCGCGATCGCATCGGCGCAAAGCCAGCCGATCGGCAGCCGCGACCTGCTCGAAGCTGAATATGCGAAGGCCGAAAAAGAGTTCGGCGACCACCCGCCGCGGCCGAATCATTGGGGTGGCTACAGACTTTTCCCGGATACGGTAGAATTTTGGCAAGGACGGCGGTCGCGTTTGCATGACCGGATTCTGTATACCCTGGACGCGGATGGCAACTGGCAGCGGCAACGCCTTCAACCTTAG
- a CDS encoding SAM-dependent methyltransferase: MFWEKKLENWVNEVRHRAALPLRLELWNGQKFDFGSYATPEVTVRVPHASALTYLLTPSLANLGEAYVEGKIEVEGKIREIIAVGNALAANTLKADGKFSRITRTFRHNKEKDAEAIRYHYDVSNDFYKLWLDQNMVYSCAYFENGDEDLDTAQLKKIDHILTKIQVQPGHTLLDIGCGWGALVLRAAQKFGARCVGITLSENQYALAKERVKQAGLEDRVEIRLQDYRDITGSFDRITSVGMFEHVGLNNLPMYFSRIRGLLADDGIAMNHGITTTDIDNGESPYGGGEFIDKYVFPHGELPHIGMVLKTMQEGGLEVFDVENLRRHYAKTCGIWADNLEARADEVRKTVDDRRFRIWRIYLAGSSYGFERDWVSLYQVVCRKAGRSASTLPWSRDYIYQATQ, translated from the coding sequence GTGTTCTGGGAAAAGAAGCTTGAGAACTGGGTTAATGAAGTCCGCCACCGCGCCGCATTACCGTTACGGCTGGAACTGTGGAACGGCCAGAAGTTTGACTTTGGCAGCTATGCGACGCCGGAGGTTACCGTACGGGTACCGCATGCCTCTGCCCTCACCTACCTGTTGACGCCATCCCTCGCCAACCTCGGCGAGGCGTATGTCGAAGGCAAGATCGAGGTCGAAGGAAAAATCCGGGAAATCATCGCTGTCGGCAATGCACTGGCGGCCAATACGCTGAAAGCGGATGGGAAATTCTCACGCATCACCCGCACCTTCCGCCACAACAAGGAGAAGGATGCGGAAGCGATCCGTTACCACTACGACGTCTCCAACGATTTCTACAAGCTGTGGCTGGACCAGAACATGGTCTATTCCTGCGCCTATTTCGAGAATGGCGATGAAGACCTGGATACGGCGCAGCTGAAAAAAATCGATCACATATTGACCAAGATCCAGGTCCAGCCGGGCCACACCCTGCTCGATATCGGCTGCGGCTGGGGCGCCCTGGTGTTGCGGGCAGCGCAGAAGTTCGGCGCCAGGTGCGTCGGCATCACGCTCTCGGAAAACCAGTATGCATTGGCCAAGGAAAGGGTAAAGCAGGCCGGCCTGGAAGACCGGGTAGAAATCCGCCTGCAAGACTACCGCGACATCACCGGCAGTTTCGACCGCATCACCAGCGTCGGCATGTTCGAGCATGTCGGCCTGAATAACCTGCCCATGTATTTCTCGCGCATCCGCGGCTTGCTGGCGGACGACGGCATCGCCATGAACCACGGCATCACCACCACCGACATCGACAATGGCGAATCGCCTTACGGCGGCGGCGAATTCATCGACAAGTACGTGTTCCCGCACGGCGAGCTGCCGCATATCGGCATGGTGCTGAAAACCATGCAGGAAGGCGGCCTGGAAGTATTCGATGTGGAAAACCTGCGGCGCCACTATGCCAAGACCTGCGGCATCTGGGCCGACAACCTGGAAGCGCGCGCCGACGAAGTCAGGAAAACCGTGGATGACCGCCGCTTCCGCATCTGGCGGATTTACCTGGCCGGCAGTTCCTACGGCTTCGAACGCGACTGGGTGTCGCTGTACCAGGTGGTGTGCCGCAAGGCCGGCCGCAGCGCGAGCACGCTGCCCTGGTCGCGCGACTACATTTACCAGGCCACGCAATAA
- the msrA gene encoding peptide-methionine (S)-S-oxide reductase MsrA, translating into MTKEVAVLGGGCFWCLEAVYQQIRGVQQVESGYTGGQVANPSYEQVCEGTTGHAEVVAVTFDTDQISFRELLEIFFTIHDPTTLNRQGNDVGTQYRSAIYYQSPQQEAEAKKVMAEMANVWDAPIVTELSPAETYYKAEDYHQNYFRQHPLQGYCAFVVAPKVTKLRKTFADKVIAS; encoded by the coding sequence ATGACCAAGGAAGTTGCAGTTTTAGGGGGCGGATGCTTCTGGTGCCTGGAGGCGGTTTACCAGCAAATAAGGGGCGTGCAGCAGGTCGAATCGGGATATACCGGCGGCCAGGTAGCCAACCCAAGCTATGAGCAGGTCTGCGAAGGCACGACCGGCCATGCCGAAGTAGTAGCAGTGACATTCGACACCGACCAGATCAGCTTCCGTGAGCTGTTGGAAATCTTCTTTACGATCCACGACCCGACTACCCTGAACCGGCAGGGCAACGACGTCGGCACGCAATATCGTTCCGCGATTTATTACCAGTCGCCGCAGCAGGAGGCCGAGGCCAAGAAAGTGATGGCGGAAATGGCGAATGTCTGGGATGCGCCCATCGTCACTGAGCTGAGCCCTGCCGAGACCTATTACAAGGCCGAGGATTACCACCAGAATTACTTCCGCCAGCATCCGCTGCAAGGCTATTGCGCATTCGTGGTTGCGCCCAAAGTGACAAAGTTGCGCAAGACTTTTGCCGACAAGGTTATCGCCAGCTGA